The following are from one region of the Staphylococcus schleiferi genome:
- the hutG gene encoding formimidoylglutamase, translating to MYQKPNQELWTGRLDSETDQRAFRQFQTIQLAHIEEVAQQQADVALFGYAIDEGVRLNQGRVGAKDGPDAIKRAFAGLPASTSLNIVDYGNWTHSADTLFASQQKFGHYVHQLLQQHQRTFLLGGGHDIAYAQYLGVRAAYPDQSIGVINIDAHFDNRYEAHSTSGTSFRQMLTEDENLDYFVLGIQRPPNTQALFDYAEETDTAYVLAEELVGQIGPPVKDKIDHFINAHDVILFTICMDVVDSAFAPGVSAAAVLGLTPYTVLDLARRILESPKVTSVSIAETNPKYDVDQRTAKLVAHLLSHFIHCSAS from the coding sequence ATGTATCAAAAGCCAAATCAAGAATTGTGGACAGGTCGCTTAGATAGTGAAACGGATCAGCGCGCATTTCGTCAATTTCAAACCATCCAGTTAGCTCATATTGAAGAGGTTGCACAACAACAAGCAGACGTTGCTTTATTCGGTTATGCCATTGATGAAGGTGTCCGGCTGAACCAAGGTCGTGTCGGTGCTAAAGATGGACCTGATGCGATTAAACGTGCATTTGCAGGATTGCCTGCATCGACGTCATTAAACATAGTGGATTATGGCAATTGGACCCATTCCGCTGATACATTATTCGCTTCACAACAAAAGTTCGGGCATTATGTACACCAATTACTCCAACAGCATCAAAGAACATTTTTATTGGGAGGCGGCCATGACATCGCATATGCACAGTATTTAGGTGTCCGTGCAGCCTATCCTGATCAATCTATAGGTGTCATTAACATTGATGCACATTTTGATAACCGCTATGAGGCGCACTCAACTTCTGGTACAAGCTTTAGACAAATGTTAACTGAGGACGAAAACTTAGATTATTTTGTTTTAGGTATCCAACGCCCTCCAAATACACAAGCGTTGTTTGATTACGCAGAAGAGACGGATACAGCGTACGTTTTAGCTGAGGAGCTTGTCGGTCAAATCGGGCCACCCGTGAAGGATAAAATTGATCACTTTATTAATGCACATGATGTGATTTTGTTTACGATTTGCATGGATGTCGTTGATAGTGCCTTTGCACCCGGTGTGAGTGCTGCTGCAGTGCTTGGATTGACACCTTATACGGTATTAGATTTAGCGAGACGTATTTTAGAATCGCCTAAAGTGACATCAGTGAGTATTGCGGAAACCAATCCAAAGTATGATGTTGATCAACGCACAGCTAAACTCGTTGCACATTTATTATCACATTTTATTCATTGTTCCGCTTCATAA
- a CDS encoding LysR family transcriptional regulator: protein MKIVQLEYFIEVVNQNSFTKAAHILHISQPSLTATIKKMENDLGYPLLKRTTKSISITEKGIQFYNEAIELVKHYHQTIEKMYDLKMSQTPKIKMAIIESAARWVANVIRQHQTIHPEQHYQITEILDPHVLTQKLINFDIHIGLSNDEIRHDDIISLPLYKEDYVVLAPKDAFTPQKSISIKKLPLIVPNKKYQVRKHIDDYFTRLEERANIIMEVDRFEAATNFVHQGMGYAVIPRMYYQSYSTHDLRAIRIRPSIERTIYLNYLKKRQYSPHILDLVQSCRQYWDMG from the coding sequence ATGAAGATTGTACAATTGGAATATTTTATTGAAGTTGTAAACCAAAATAGTTTTACTAAAGCCGCACATATTTTACACATTAGCCAGCCTTCACTGACTGCGACAATTAAAAAAATGGAGAACGACTTAGGTTATCCATTGTTAAAAAGGACAACGAAATCGATCTCCATTACTGAAAAAGGGATTCAGTTTTATAATGAGGCCATTGAACTCGTCAAACACTATCATCAAACGATAGAGAAAATGTATGATTTAAAAATGAGCCAAACCCCTAAAATTAAAATGGCCATCATTGAATCAGCTGCACGTTGGGTTGCCAATGTGATACGCCAGCATCAAACGATACATCCCGAGCAACATTACCAAATCACAGAAATATTAGATCCACACGTACTGACACAAAAATTAATTAACTTTGATATCCATATCGGATTATCCAATGATGAGATACGACATGATGACATTATTTCTTTGCCACTTTACAAGGAAGACTATGTCGTGCTCGCGCCTAAAGACGCATTTACACCTCAAAAATCCATTTCAATTAAAAAATTACCATTAATTGTGCCCAATAAGAAATATCAAGTTCGTAAACATATTGATGATTATTTTACACGTCTTGAAGAGCGAGCTAATATTATTATGGAAGTCGACCGCTTTGAAGCAGCGACCAATTTTGTACATCAAGGCATGGGTTATGCGGTAATACCACGTATGTACTACCAGTCTTACTCTACACATGATTTACGCGCAATTCGAATTCGCCCAAGTATCGAACGAACGATATATTTAAATTACTTAAAAAAACGCCAATACAGTCCACATATATTAGATCTTGTGCAATCTTGTCGTCAATACTGGGATATGGGATAA